Genomic window (Streptomyces sp. NBC_01431):
GGCTGCTGGTCAAATACACCGCGGGCGCGGCCCTGCAAACCCCGCCCGAGACCGTGGAGCTCGCCTCCAAGGCGGGCGGGCGCCCCTATCTGCGCGGCTGCGACCAGATCGAGGTCAGCCTCAGCCACACCGGGGACCTGCTGGTGGTGGGCCTCAACCGGCGCGGCCGGGTCGGCGTCGACACCGAGCTCGCCGACCGCCGCATCCAGTACTCCGCGGTCCAGCGCCATCTGTGCACCCCCGCCGAGCGCCGCTGGCTCGGCGCGCTGGACGAGGCCGAGCAGCAGCGCCGCCTGGTGCGCACCTGGACGCTGAAGGAGGCGTACACCAAGGCGCTCGGCCAGGGCATGCGGATGGGCTTCACCCAGTTCGGCTTCGACGCGGACGCCACCACCCTGCTCACCCCGCAGGGGGAGCCCGCCTCGCACGGCGAGTGGGCGTTCTCCACCTTCGAACTGGACGGCGGTTATCTGGTGGGCGTCGCCTGCCACGACACGGGCCTCCAGGACGAGGGCGACA
Coding sequences:
- a CDS encoding 4'-phosphopantetheinyl transferase family protein — protein: MSPLKRTGIAEPLLMPGPDSPWSRVRQSMAWHGHVVVHASWRDWLPAAVADPQLRPLLGARDWHRLNNLPDPEARDRFAASRLLVKYTAGAALQTPPETVELASKAGGRPYLRGCDQIEVSLSHTGDLLVVGLNRRGRVGVDTELADRRIQYSAVQRHLCTPAERRWLGALDEAEQQRRLVRTWTLKEAYTKALGQGMRMGFTQFGFDADATTLLTPQGEPASHGEWAFSTFELDGGYLVGVACHDTGLQDEGDTAVATMLDEGFLGEVVDLVGRAR